A single Gambusia affinis linkage group LG20, SWU_Gaff_1.0, whole genome shotgun sequence DNA region contains:
- the sec31b gene encoding protein transport protein Sec31A, with amino-acid sequence MRLKEIQRTAHQAWSPAGHHPIYLALGTSAQQLDASFNTTAAIEIFEMDFADPSLEMELKGSLPTTNRLHSIVWVNFGTAEYGIGGRLVGGSENGTLTVYNPEAIISSGAEAVVGESDKHTGPVRALDFNPFQSNLLASGANDSEIYIWDLNNFSSPMTPGAKTQPVEDISVVSWNRQVQHILASANPSGKAVVWDLRKNEPIIKISDHSNRMHCSGMLWHPDVATQLVLASEDDRQPVIQIWDLRFATSPLKVLENHKRGILSISWSQADSELLLSSAKDNRILCWNPNTGEVIYELPTTNQWCFDVQWCPRNPALLSAASFDGRITVYSVMGGSLKAQQQSTADMISSSFDTMDPFGTGQVLPPLQVPQPSVQETIIPPLKKPPKWVRRPVGASFGFGGKLITFENTKLPPVQSPQPVPRQVFMSQVTTETEFLQRSRELQAALQSGSFNNYCQAKIQNAKSDAEQDIWKFLLVNFEDEARIKFLKLLGFSKDELERKISKCLGKNFQSNGHGVDAKDLAEKMQRLTTERSDEAAADARTSGSISPADFFSHTPKDNSTFQIPVSCDTDGLISQALLVGNFEGAVDLCLNDGRYAEAILLSISGGEDLLKKTQQKYLSKQKSSISMLISSVVTQNWRDIVQNCELDNWKEALAALLTYAHPEDFASFCDTLGNRLEHEGTEKRCLQACLCYICSGNIEKLVECWALHRDCSSPLGLEDLVEKVMMLRKSIERLRNSEVAVQSPVLAEKLTCYAGILAAEGSLATAMAYLPDSSDQPGIRMLRDRLYHAQGEAAAQQQPPNSFNRVGVPTANPTPAAQPPAPKAPIMSQFQPSAPPQVPSQQQAPMPSIFTPQAPLPNPGPGLPSSTHTHPPSSTRPVVRPSYPQHPAPAPAFSSHQPFQPQPVSSGGPFSPTGPSMPAASLAGPPLPPSSSTPGGMPPSPSPGVPPMGFVLSTSLPSGMTPPSSQPGAPGPIYPGSFHSQGPAPPMASSSFPPIGAGYPQGGPGAPAAKPFPAPVVAPPPTGPHDGWNDPPAVRTGPRKKKFPDNYTPPAPITAPVMGFPVEAPQPHNHAQVPPGAPQEPNVQLLQQLPAERVEQKEIPAEHMVLKTTFDSLVQRCQLAAGDPQTKRKLDDAGKRLGHLYDKLREQSLSHNILSGLHEISRCVASQNYQRGLEIHTQVVSSSNFSEISAFMPILKVLMTIANKLGV; translated from the exons ATGAGGCTGAAGGAAATTCAGAGGACTGCCCACCAGGCATGGAGTCCTGCTGGACACCATCCGATCTACCTGGCCTTAGGAACATCAGCACAACAGCTTGATGCTTCTTTCAACACCACAGCTGCCATAGAGATATTTGAGATGGATTTTGCTGACCCCTCTCTGGAGATGGAGCTCAAGGGTTCATTACCCACCACAAACAG GTTGCACAGCATTGTATGGGTAAATTTCGGGACGGCGGAATATGGAATTGGAGGGAGACTCGTTGGCGGAAGCGAAAATGGCACATTGACTGTATATAACCCAGAGGCTATCATAAGTTCTGGAGCAGAGGCAGTTGTTGGGGAGTCTGACAAACACACAGGACCAGTCCGTGCACTTGATTTCAACCCGTTCCAG AGTAATCTTCTTGCCTCTGGAGCGAATGACTCTGAGATCTACATCTGGGATCTAAATAACTTCAGCAGTCCAATGACTCCAGGAGCAAAAACACAG CCCGTTGAAGACATCAGTGTTGTGTCGTGGAACAGGCAGGTTCAGCACATCCTGGCTTCTGCTAACCCCAGTGGGAAAGCAGTTGTTTGGGACTTGAGGAAGAATGAGCCCATCATAAAGATCAGTGATCACAGCAACagg ATGCACTGTTCGGGAATGCTGTGGCACCCTGATGTGGCCACCCAGCTGGTGTTGGCCTCAGAAGATGACCGACAGCCAGTCATCCAGATTTGGGATCTTCGCTTTGCTACGTCACCCCTTAAAGTGCTGGAAAATCACAAACG AGGAATTCTGTCCATTTCATGGAGCCAGGCTGATTCAGAGCTCCTCCTGAGTAGCGCTAAAGACAATAGGATCCTCTGCTGGAATCCAAACACTGGAGAg gtCATTTATGAGCTTCCAACTACAAACCAGTGGTGCTTTGATGTCCAGTGGTGCCCCAGGAATCCGGCCCTTCTTTCAGCAGCGTCGTTTGATGGGAGAATCACAGTTTATTCTGTGATGGGAGGGAGCTTGAAGGCTCAGCAACAAAGCACAGCTGACATG ATATCCTCTTCATTTGATACCATGGATCCCTTTGGTACGGGGCAAGTGCTGCCTCCTCTACAAGTTCCTCAGCCCAGTGTGCAGGAAACTATTATTCCTCCTCTGAAGAAGCCACCTAAATGGGTGCGCAGGCCAGTGGGAGCTTCCTTTGGG tttggtgGAAAGCTGATAACCTTTGAGAACACAAAGCTTCCTCCGGTGCAAAGCCCCCAGCCTGTCCCCAGACAAGTGTTTATGAGCCAGGTTACCACGGAGACAGAGTTCCTCCAGCGCTCCAGGGAACTTCAGGCGGCGCTGCAGTCGGGTTCTTTCAACAACTACTGCCAGGCCAAGATTCAGAACGCCAAGTCAGATGCAGAACAGGACATATGGAAATTCCTTCTG GTCAACTTTGAGGACGAGGCCCGTATTAAATTCCTTAAACTTTTGGGTTTTAGCAAAGATGAATTGGAGAGAAAg ATTTCAAAATGTCTGGGGAAGAATTTTCAATCCAACGGCCATGGAGTTGATGCCAAAGATCTTGCAGAGAAGATGCAACGTCTGACAACTGAG agatcagatgaagctgcagctgatgCTAGAACCTCAGGGTCCATTTCACCAGCAGACTTCTTCAGTCATACTCCAAAGGACAATTCCACCTTCCAAATCCCTGTATCATGTG ACACTGACGGTTTGATAAGCCAGGCGCTGCTAGTTGGAAACTTTGAGGGAGCCGTGGATTTGTGTCTCAATGATGGTCGCTATGCTGAGGCCATTTTGCTATCCATCAGCGGTGGAGAGGATCTTCTCAAGAAGACACAGCAGAAATACCTAAGCAAGCAAAAAAGCAGCATATCAATG CTTATATCATCAGTGGTGACCCAGAACTGGAGGGACATCGTGCAGAACTGTGAGCTGGACAACTGGAAGGAAGCTCTTGCTGCTCTGCTGACTTACGCTCACCCTGAAGACTTTGCTAGTTTTTGTG ATACCCTGGGAAATCGGCTAGAGCACGAGGGCACAGAGAAGCGCTGCCTGCAGGCCTGTTTGTGTTACATCTGCTCTGGGAACATTGAAAAGCTGGTGGAGTGTTGGGCCTTGCACAGAGACTGCTCTTCCCCTCTTGGGCTAGAG gaTCTGGTTGAAAAAGTAATGATGCTACGGAAGTCGATTGAGCGCCTCCGCAACAGTGAGGTGGCCGTGCAGAGCCCTGTGCTGGCTGAGAAGCTGACCTGCTATGCTGGCATCCTGGCTGCAGAGGGCAGTCTAGCTACTGCCATGGCATACCTGCCTGACAGCTCAGaccaa CCTGGAATCAGGATGCTGAGAGACCGGCTGTACCATGCTCAGGGAGAGGCTGCTGCCCAACAGCAACCTCCAAACTCCTTCAACAGGGTCGGCGTGCCAACAGCTAATCCCACTCCTGCAGCTCAGCCTCCTGCACCAAAAGCACCAATCATG AGTCAGTTCCAGCCATCTGCTCCACCACAGGTTCCATCACAACAGCAGGCTCCAATGCCATCAATATTTACTCCTCAAGCTCCGCTTCCCAACCCAGGCCCAGGTCTGCCATCATCCACTCATACACATCCGCCCAGTTCCACCCGCCCAGTTGTAAGGCCTTCCTATCCGCAACATCCTGCTCCAGCTCCAG CTTTCTCTTCTCATCAGCCATTCCAGCCTCAGCCCGTTTCCAGTGGTGGTCCCTTCTCTCCCACTGGCCCATCAATGCCAGCTGCAAGCCTAGCAGGGCCTCCACTGCCACCATCCTCCTCCACCCCTGGAGGAATGCCCCCCTCTCCCAGCCCTGGGGTGCCTCCTATGGGATTTGTACTGTCTACCTCTTTACCCTCAGGCATGACGCCGCCCAGCTCGCAACCAGGAGCACCAGGTCCAATATACCCTGGCAGCTTCCACAGCCAAGGCCCAGCACCCCCCATGGCATCTAGTTCCTTCCCTCCTATTGGAGCTGGATATCCCCAAGGAGGCCCTGGAGCTCCTGCAGCAAAGCCCTTCCCAGCCCCTGTAGTTGCTCCTCCTCCTACAG gACCACATGACGGCTGGAATGATCCACCAGCAGTACGCACTGGACCCAGGAAGAAGAAG TTCCCTGATAACTACACTCCACCAGCCCCCATCACTGCTCCTGTGATGGGTTTCCCAGTGGAGGCCCCACAGCCACACAACCACGCCCAAGTCCCACCTGGAGCCCCTCAGGAGCCAAACGTACAG ctcctccagcagctgccAGCAGAGAGAGTGGAGCAGAAAGAAATCCCAGCGGAGCACATGGTCCTCAAAACCACCTTTGACAGTTTGGTGCAGCGTTGCCAGCTCGCCGCAGGAGATCCT caaacaaaaaggaagcttGATGATGCTGGAAAGCGTTTGGGACACTTGTATGACAAGCTGAGAGAGCAGTCG ctttctcACAACATCCTGAGTGGACTCCATGAGATCAGCCGCTGCGTGGCGAGCCAGAACTACCAGCGGGGCCTGGAGATCCACACTCAGGTGGtcagcagcagcaacttcaGCGAGATCTCTGCCTTCATGCCCATCCTCAAAGTGCTCATGACCATCGCCAACAAGCTGGGCGTCTAA
- the ndufb8 gene encoding NADH dehydrogenase [ubiquinone] 1 beta subcomplex subunit 8, mitochondrial translates to MAGVGFHRLVKALAKGKGSGLSVLVSGCRAASGATKGTLPGPFPKTPEERAAAAKKYNMRVEDYEPYPDKGEGFGDYPKLPDRSQHERDPWYQWDHPDLRRNWGEPMHWDFDMYIRNRVDTSPTPVQWSSMRKQLFGFIGFMLIMFYIGEKLPSYQPAAPKQYPYNNLYLEKGGDPTKAPEEVKNYKI, encoded by the exons ATGGCTGGTGTTGGCTTCCATCGTTTGGTCAAGGCTCTCGCTAAGGGTAAAGGCTCTGGCCTCTCAGTCCTTGTATCGGGATGTAGAGCAG CGTCTGGTGCGACAAAGGGCACTCTGCCTGGTCCATTCCCAAAGACCCCAGAGgagagagctgctgctgcaaagaAATACAATATGAGGGTTGAGGACTATGAGCCGTATCCGGATAAAGGAGAGGG CTTCGGTGATTACCCAAAACTACCAGACAGGTCCCAACACGAGAGAGACCCCTGGTACCAATGGGACCACCCTGACTTGAGGAGGAACTGGGGAGAGCCG ATGCACTGGGATTTTGACATGTACATCAGAAACCGAGTGGACACATCTCCAACCCCTGTGCAGTGGTCATCGATGCGTAAACAACTGTTTGGTTTCATCGGGTTCATGTTGATCATGTTCTACATAGGGGAGAAATTACCATCCTATCAACCTGCT GCCCCAAAGCAATATCCCTACAACAACCTGTACTTGGAGAAAGGAGGAGATCCTACAAAGGCACCAGAAGAagttaaaaattataaaatctaa
- the gpx9 gene encoding glutathione peroxidase 9, with protein sequence MAYKSIYDFSAETLEGEEVPLSIYKGKVLLIVNVATFUGSTIEEYHRMNALMEMFGNLNFTVLGFPCNQFGLQSPEVNEEMLNVLKYVRPGGGFVPKFPVFAKIEVNGLNEEPLFTYLKDSLPFVNPLIGDIKKLYWSPICVNDIRWNFEKFLINSDGNPFKRYELHCPIEMVEKDIADLL encoded by the exons ATGGCGTACAAGTCGATATATGATTTTTCCGCAGAGACATTGGAAGGAGAGGAAGTCCCACTGAGCATTTACAAAGGAAAGGTGCTGCTCATTGTCAACGTTGCCACCTTCTGAGGGTCAACGATTGAGGAG TACCACCGAATGAATGCACTAATGGAAATGTTTGGCAACCTGAATTTCACTGTGTTAGGTTTCCCCTGCAACCAGTTTGGTCTTCAGTCACCTG AGGTGAATGAAGAAATGCTCAATGTACTGAAGTATGTGAGACCTGGTGGTGGGTTTGTACCAAAGTTTCCTGTCTTTGCCAAGATTGAGGTGAATGGGTTGAATGAAGAACCTCTTTTTACATATCTAAAG GACTCTCTGCCATTTGTTAATCCTCTTATTGGAGATATAAAGAAGCTCTACTGGTCCCCAATATGTGTCAATGACATTAGATGGAATTTTGAGAAGTTTCTTATTAATTCAGATGGCAACCCTTTCAAAAG GTATGAACTTCACTGCCCCATTGAAATGGTGGAGAAAGACATAGCAGACCTTCTCTGA